The Streptomyces sp. WZ-12 genome segment CAGGGGCCGAAGGCCCGGTCGGTCAGCGCCACACAGGCCGCCCCCGCGACGGGGTCCACCCACAGGAACGTCCCGGACTGCCCGAAGTGCCCGAAGGTGCGCGGCGACGACCCGGCGCCGGTCCAGTGCGGCGCCTTCCCGTCGCGGATCTCGAAGCCCAGGCCCCAGTCGTTGGGCTTCTGGTGGCCGTAGCCCGGCAGCACGCCGGTCAGGCCGGGGAAGACCACCCGCGTCGCCGCGGCGAGGGTCTCCGGCGCCAGCAGCCGCGGCGCCTGGAGCTCGGCCGCGAAGCGGGTCAGGTCGGCGACGGTGGAGACGCCGTCCTTGGCGGGCGAGCCGGCCAGTTCGGTCGACGTCATGCCCAACGGGGCGAGCACCGCCTCGTGCAGGTACTGGGGGAACGGGATGTCGGTGGCCTTGGCGAGGTGGTCGCCGAGCGCTTCGAAGCCGGCGTTGGAGTAGATCCGGCGGCTGCCGGGGGCGGCCACCTGGCGCGCCTCGTCGAAGGCCAGCCCCGAGGTGTGGGCGAGCAGATGACGGACCGTGGCGCCCTCCGGGCCGGCGGGCTCGTCCAGTTCGACGGCGCCCTCCTCGACGGCGAGCAGCGCGGCGTAGGCGGCCAGCGGCTTGGTGACCGACGCCAGCGGGAAGCGGTGCTCCAACGGGCCGTGCGCTCCGGCCACCGAGCCGTCGGCGCGTACGACGGCGGCCGCGGCGGTGGGCACCGGCCAGTTCTCGATCAACCCCAGGCTCTGCATGGCCCCGAGCCTACGGGGTGCCCCCACGCCTTCAAATTCCGGTCAAGGCTGCCGGAGATCGGTGCTTGCTTGGAGTGCACTCCAACTCTCTAGCGTTGTGCGGGTCGAAGGCGCCGGCGGGACGTCCGGCGGCGCGACGACGTCCGGTGGCGCGTGCCCCGGGGACGAGTAGGGGGAAGACGCGGCATGACGGTGACCCAGAGCGAACCGGTGATCAGCGGCTCGATCGTGACCTGCCCGCCCGGGGCGGCGCTTGGCCGGCCGCGGCCGGCCACGGCCCTGGGCTGCAGCACGCCCGTCGCCCACCCGCAGCCGACCGGCCGCGACCGGTACACCATCAGCGAGGTCGCCCAGCACACCGGGCTCAGCGCCCACACCCTGCGCTGGTACGAGCGGATCGGGCTGATGCCGCACGTGGACCGCACGCACACCGGGCAGCGCCGCTTCACCAACCGCGACCTGGACTGGCTGGATCTGGTCGCCAAACTGCGGCTGACCGGGATGCCGGTCGCCGACATGGTCCGGTACGCGGAGCTGGTGCGGGAGGGCGAGGCCACCTTCGCCGAGCGCGAGCTGCTGCTCACCCGGCACCGCGAGGACGTCCGGCGGCGGATCGCCGAGCTGGAGAGCACGCTCGACGTCCTCGACTACAAGATCGGTATCTACGCCGACGCCCGTCGGGCGTCCGAGAGGGTCTGAGTAACTCATGGCGAACGACACGAAGATCGACACCGTCCGGCTGGGCACCGACGGCCCGCAGGTCGGCGTCCAGGGCCTGGGCTGCATGGGCATGAGCTGGGCCTACGGCCCCACGGAGGATCCCGAGGCGGCGCGGGCCACCCTGGAGCGCGCGCTGGAACTGGGCATCACGCTCTTCGACACCGCCGACGTGTACGGCTCCGGCGAGAACGAGAAGTTCATCGGGCCCTTCGTCCGGGCGCACCGCGAAGAGGTCGTCCTGGCCACCAAGTTCGCGCTGGGTCCCGACCCGAAGGACCCGTCCAAGCGCGTCATCCGCAACGACCGCCCCTACATCCGCGAGGCCGTCGAGGGCAGCCTCCGGCGCCTGGGCGTCGAGCAGCTCGACCTCTACTACATGCACCGCCGCGATGTGCGCGTCCCCCTGGAGGAGACGGTCGGCGCGATGGCCGAGCTGGTGGCCGAGGGGAAGGTGAAGTACCTGGGGCTGAGCGAGGTGACCGGCGCCGAACTGCGCACCGCCCAGGCCGTCCATCCGATCGCCGCGGTGCAGTCCGAGTGGTCCCTGTTCAGCCGCGACATCGAGGCCGGCGTGGTGCCGGCCGCCGCGGAACTGGGCGTGGCCCTCGTCCCGTATTCGCCGCTCGGCCGCGGCTTCCTCACCGGCTCCTTCGTCCGCGCCGACCAGGAGCTGACCGAGGACGACTTCCGTCGCCAGCAGCCCCGCTTCACCGGCGCCAACGCGGCCGCCAACGCCGCCCTGTTGGAGCCGGTCCGCGCGATCGCGCAGGCGCACGGCGCGACGCCCGGCCAGATCGCGCTGGCCTGGGTGCAGCAGCAGGCCGCGGTGCGCGAGCTGGCGGTGGTCCCGATCCCCGGCACCCGCAAGCCCGGCCGGGTCGAGGAGAACGCGGCCGCCACCCGGATCACGCTGAGCCAGGAGGAGTTGGCGCTGCTGGAGCCGATCGCCGGCAAGGTGGCGGGGGACCGCTACGCCGACATGACGTTCACCTCCGCCGGGCGCGAGTAGGGCCGCGACGAAGGACACCGCGGGGCACCGCGGCGGGTACCGCCCGCCGCGGCGCCCCGCGCGCCCGTCAGGCGTAGCCCAGCGCGAACAGCGCGAAGGCCGTCGCCAGCACCGCCGCGGACGCCCTAAGGGCCCGCCCGGTCCCCGTCCACGGCGCCTCGAAGCGACGGGTGACCCGCCCGACGAGGACGAGCAGGACCGCGAAGACCGGTATCCAGGCCAGCCGCGCCAGGACCCAACCGGGCGCGTCCGGCACGGTGGTGAGGCCCGGTACGGCGCCCGCGAACGACGCCGGCACGGCCGCCGCGAACATCGCCGTCTGGTGCCAGCACAGGATCGTCATCGCGGACAGGTTGATGACGACCACCGGCGCCCACAGGGCGGGCCGGCGCAGCAGCACGGCCAGTTGGTCCCGGAGCAGCACCGCCGCGCCGGACTGGGCCGCGGCCAGCGCCAGGACCAGCAGCGACGGCGGATGGGAGTTGGTCCGGTCCTGGCCGGGGACGCCCACCATGCTCGCCGGGTAGTGGAAGAACAGCAGCAGCGCGGCGAACAGCGCGGCCCCGCCCAGCAGGAGGGCCCATGCGGTGCGCCGGCCCAGCCGCCGCTCGCCCCAGCAGACCCCGAGCTGATAGGCGAACAGCCAGCCGGGCAGCAGGTTGAGCAGGCCCAGCCAGGACGGCACGGCCGCGGCGAACGGGCCGTAGCGCAGGAAGTCCACGACGGCGACCGCCACCAGCAGCGGCGCCGCGCTCCAGATGCCCAACTGCCGTGCGGCCGCGGCGCAATACGGGGTGAGCGCGGTGACCACCGCATAGACGCCGACGAACCACAGCGGCTGGATGACCAGCGTCGCCCCGGTGCGCAGCGTCGCGGTGGGCACCCCCAGCCCGTGCAACAGCGGGATCAGCGCGGCCCAGACGGCGGTCACGCCCAGCACCGGGCGCCCCAGGCGGGCGATCCGACCGCCCAGCCACCCGGTCGTCGAGCCGCCCCGCGCGCGGGCCCGGTGCAGGGACCGCACCGAGGCGTGGCCGCCGACCAGGAAGAAGACGCCGAGCATCTGCAGCAGCCAGCTCGCCGGGGCCAGGAAGCCGAGGGCGGTCAGCGGGCTGGCGTTGTGCAGCGTGCCGTCGGCGTCGCGGGCGAAGCCGCCGAGCAGCCAGTGCCCGGTGGGGACGGAGAGCAGGGCGAGGGCGCGCAGCCCGTCGATGGCCCGGTCGCGGTGCGCGGGGGTGCGGGCGTCGACGGCGCGGACGACGGCGCCGGCCCGGGCCCGGAGGGAGCGGGGCGCGGTGCGGAGGCGGTGGTGCGCGGTGCCGTCAGGGCCGGCGGGTTGGGTAGGGCCGGTGGGGCTGACGGGTCTGCTGGTAGGCGCGAGGTGCTCGATGGTCATGGGGCGTCCTTGAGTCCGAAGTTCCGTGCACGGAGGGGCCGTTGGGGCCCGCAGGGCCCATGGGGCCGGTGGGGAGAGCGCGTGCTGAGGGGACCGTTCGGGGTGGGGTGAGCGGTGGGGCGGTGCGGTCGGCCGCCGGCGGGGCGCCGTCGGTGACGCGGCGCCCTACCGCACCGCGCCGTAGTGCCCCAGCGCGATCGCGGCGAAGTTGCGCAGGGAGTCCGTGCCGGGGGCGAGGTAGCCGGTGTGCCCCTCGGCCCGCTGGGCGGGCACCCGACGGGCGCCGAACGCCGGGTCCGTGGGGTCCGCACCGTGGCCCAGCCCCAGCAGCTCGACGTTCGGGACGTTGCCGATCCAGTCCGAGGCGTCCCGCGCCGCCCAGACCCGGGCCGTGGTGCGCAGCTCCGCCACGTTGTCCCGGCGCATCCCGGGCGAGCCGAAGACCACCAGGTCCAAGAGGCGACCGCGGCCGGCGTGCGGGACGGCCAGGCCGCACACCACCGACCCGTAGCTGTGGCAGAGCACGGCCGGGGCGGGGGTGCCGGTGGCGGCCAGACCCGCCAGGAAGCGGGTCAGCCGGGGCGCGCCGGCCTCGGCGAGCCGGCCGGTCGCGGCATCCGGGCCGAGGCCGACCGGGGTGGTGTACCCGACCCAGGCGATCACCGCCGTCCGGACGCCGGGCGCCTCGGCGGCCATCTGCCGGCGCAGCGACGTGGCCATCCCGGTCGGCGTGCCGTACGGGTCGGTGGCGCGGTCGAACGTGGTCAGGTCGATGTCGGAGCCCGGCACGATCACCGAGGTCCGCTGCGCGGTCGCCAAGTCGCCGTGGACCTCGGCCACTTGGCCGCGCCCGCGGGGATCGAAGGCGAGGATCCGGCGGCCCGGCGCGAGCAGCGCGGCATAGCGCGCGGCCGCCTTCTTGGCCTGCTGGTGGTCCTGGAGGGTGCCGGCCGGGTCGGTGGCCCGGGCCAGCGCGCGGTCCCGTTCCACGCGCAGCGCACGGGCGTTGGCCTCGTACCGCAGGGCGATCGGGGTCCCGTCGAGGTTGCCGACGGTGAGCGGGTGCCGGACGGCGAGCGCCTGCCGCTGGGCGCCGGTCAGGCCGGCGAAGAACCGGGCGACCTCGGTGGGGGAGGCGCTCGCCGGGTCCGGCAGCCGGACGCCGAGCGCGTGGTCGGCGCGCCAGGCGGCGGCGCCGGGGGCCGGGCCGGTGACCGCGGTCTGCGCGGAACCGGCCGCCCAACCCCCGGTCCCGGCAACGACGGTGAGCGCGAGGACGGCGGCGGTGAGCGTCCGCTTGCTGCGCCGGACGGCGTTCCGCAGCACGGTCATGATGGTCTCTCCCTCTTCCAGCGGTGTGGCGGAGGGAAAGGTAGAAAGCCGGTGGGTGGGGCGGCGTCACACCGCGGGGCCAACTCCCGGGTGATACCGGGGTAGGGGGTGACGGCCGGCCGTCGTACCCCGGGAGGACGGGTCGGGGGCTGCCCTCACAGGGTCGGTGGGGTTATCCCGAAGGCCGGGTGCGGACAACCCGAAACGCGGGTAGTACCGCTCACCGCTCGCCGGGCGAGACCAGCCCCGACTCGTAGGCGAAGATCACGGCCTGGGCGCGGTCGCGCAGCTCCAACTTGGCCAGCACCCGGCCGATGTGGGTCTTCACCGTCTGCTCCGCGAGCACCAGCCGCTCGGCGATCTCCTGGTTGGACAGCCCTCGGGCTATCAGCTCCAACACCTCCGTCTCGCGCGGGGTGAGGCCGTTGAGCCGCAGGGCGGTGCGGTCCGTGCGGGGCGCCGGGCGCTGGCGGGCGAAGTCGGCGATCAGCCGGCGGGTCACTGACGGCGCGAGCAGGGCCTCGCCGGCCGCCACCACCCGGACCGCGGAGATCAGATCGGCCGGGGGCGCGTCCTTGAGCAGGAACCCGGACGCGCCCGCGCGCAGCGCCTCGTAGACGTAGTCGTCGACGTCGAAGGTGGTGAGCATCAGCACCTTCGGCCGGTGGGTGACCCCGACCGGCGGGTCGAGCAGCCGCCGGGCCGCCTCCAGCCCGTCCATCTCCGGCATCCGGACGTCCATCAGCACCACATCGGGGTGCATCCGCCGGCTCAACTCCACGCCCTGCACACCGTCGGCGGCGTCGCCCACCACATCGATGTCGCTCTGCGCGGCGAGCAGCGCGGCGAAGCCCGCCCGCACCATGGCCTGATCGTCGACGATGATCACGCGGGTCGTCATGGGGCTTCGGAGTCCTTCGCTGAGGGGGGCGTGGGCGTTGTGGGCGGTGCGGACAGGGGGAGTTGGGCGGCGACCCGGAAGCCGCCGTCGGGCAGCGGCCCGGTGTCCAGCGTGCCGTCCACCAGGCGCACCCGCTCCCGCATGCCCACCAGGCCGTGCCCGGTGCCGCTGGTCTCCAGCGGGGCGGAAACGGGCGGGGCGGGCGGCTCGTTGACCACCAGCACCGTCAGTCGGGTGCCGTCGCCGGTCGTCGTCACCGACACCCTGGTCGGGGCGCCCGGGGCGTGCCGCACCACGTTGGCCAGCGCCTCCTGGACGATGCGGTACGCCGACAGGTCCACGGCCGGTTCGAGCACCACCGGCTCGTCCGGCAGCACCAACTCGACCGGCACACCGGCCCGTACGGTCGCCTCGACCAGCTTCCGCAGTTGGCCGACGCCCGGCTGCGGGGCCTTCTCCGGGGCGCCCTGCCGCTCGGTCTCCTCGCTGCGCAGCACCCCGAGCAGCCGGCGCATCTCCGCCAGCGACTCGCGGGCGCTCGCCGCGATCGCCCCGAACTCCTCCTGGGCCTCCTGGGGTATCCCGCTGATGCGGTACGGGGCGCTGTCGGCCTGGACGGTGATCACCGACATGTGGTGGGCGACCACGTCGTGCAGCTCGCGGGCGATCCGGGTGCGCTCCTCCAGCAGGGTGCGCCGGGCCCGCTCCGCCTCGCTGATGGTCTCCTGCTCCTGCAACTTCCGCTGGGCGTCGCCCCGTTCCCGCAGTGCGCCGCCGAGCAGCAGCACCACGCCGGCGAGCACGAACATCAGCACCCAGGAGCTCTGGCTGCCGGCGGGCACGACCGCCTTGAAGAGGATGCCCGCCGCCCCGGTCGAGAGCCAGACCGCGATCAGGGTGCGTCGGCGCTCGCGCATCGACAGCGCCACCATCAGCGCGACATAGCCGACGATCACCGTGGGCGGCCACGGCCAGGGGCGGCCGACGACGCCGTCGAGCCCGCTCAGCACGCCCGCGCAGACGACGTCCGCGGCGAAGATCACCCACCACGCCTGGAGCGGTCTGGTCACCGCCAGCAGCAGCGGCACGCTCTGCGCGGTGGCCAGCGCGCCGGCCACGCCACCGGCCATGCCGTAGTCGCTGTGCAGGACGTTGATCCCCGTCGGCAGCAGCGTCACCGCGAACACGAAGGCCACCGCGTACGGCAGGAGGCGCACCCAGCGGCGCGGGGAGCTGCCGAACAGTGGGGTGCCGGGGCGGTGCGGCGTGCCGAGCTCGGCGGCGAGCACGCGCAGCGGGGGGCGCGCCATCCGCACCACCCAGCGGGCGGCGCGCATGGCCTGAGCGCGGCCCGACCGGCGTCCGTCGTCGCCGGTCGGCCCGTCTTCGGGGGTGAAAGATCGTGTGGACATCGCGGGATCAATGTAAGCGGAACGTCCGGACCCCGGCGTCATACCGTGGGGCGGGCTTCGCTCCCGTACCACGGTATGACGCCGGCGGCCGGCTACAGCTCCGCCAGCAACTCCGCCTTCTTCGCGCTGAATTCGGCGTCCGTCAGCAGGCCCGCCTCGTGCAGCTCACCGAGGTGCCGGATCCGGTCGGCGATGTCGGCGGGGGCCCGGCCCGTGCCGCGGGAGCGCCGCGCCGACGCCCGCTCCGGACCCTCCGGCGCCGCCTCGGCGGCCCGCACGGCCTGGAGGACGGCAGCCGCGAACGGCAGGGACTCGTGGACTGGGCCGTAGCCGAGCCCGAAGACCACCGCGGCCGGGTCCTGGTCCGCCTCGCCCGACCGCGTCTCGGGGGCGTCGCGTTCCAGCAGCCGCAGATAGCCGTTGAGGACCTCGGGCGAGCGCCACTCCACACCGGACAGCCCGCCGACCGCGAAGGTCTGGTCGCCGCTCTTCCACTTCGCCGACGAGGCGCCGGTCCAGAACCAGCGGAAGGCCACCGAACTGCCGTCGAAGGACGCCTTGCCGTCGTACGCCTTGAAGTGCAGCGGGGGATCCGGCGCGGCCACCAGATGCCGGTCGGCGGGCTCCTTGGCGGCCGGCCCCAGGGCGCTGCGCAGCTCGTCGGCGTAGTACGAGGCCAGCGCCTCGCGCTCGGCGGGCAGCACCAGGCGGTAGGGGTCGGAGTCCTCCTTGAGCTGCCCGTTCGCCGCCTCCATCAGGGGGTCGGCGCCCTGCCGCGGCACGGCGTGCAACGCCACCGTGCCGCGCCGGCCCGGAGAGACCTCGACGGATCTCAGCGCCTCGTAGGGAATGCGTCGCTCGCCCAGTGCCTGGAACAGCCTCGGCCTGCGGATACCCCGTTCGAAGCGGATGAGTACGGAGTCCGAATCGAACTCCCAGACGGCGTGAAAACCGGCCAGCACATCACCCATGTGGCTCATCGTATGCGGGTGGTTGCCCGCCCGTCCCCCTTCCGGACACCTGTGCTCCGCGCCAAGGGACGCCCCGGTGACCCGGTGGCTGCCCTTGCCCTGTTCACGTCACTCGGCCCTGCCCTGGTTCCCGCGGGGCGCGGCCCGTCCCCGGGCGCCGGGCCGTACCCCACGGCGACCGTTCCGGTGCGACCGGCCGTCAGGCCAGGTCCGCGCTGCACCGGGGGTCAGTGGCCGAGCAGTCCACCGAGCCGAGGGCGCCGACCCCGACCAGTGCGAAGTTGTGCAGGCTCTGGGTGCCGGGCGCGAAGTAACCGGCGTGCCCGTCCGCCCCCTGGGCGGACAAGATCCTCGAGCCGAAGGACGGGTCGACCGGGTCGGCACCGTGGCCGAGCCCACCGACCTCCAGGTACGGCACGTCCTGGATCCAGTCGTCGGCGTCCCGCATCGCCCAGACCCGGGCGCGGGTGCCCAAATCCGACACGCTTCCGGCGCGCATGCCGGGGCTGCCGGCCACCGCGATGTCGGTGACGTTGTCGGGCAGTTCGCGGGCCGCGAGCCCGCAGACCACGGACCCGTAGCTGTGGCAGAACAGCGACACCGAGTCGCCGGACGGCAGCGCGTTCACCAGGGCGCGCAGCCGGACCGCGCCGGCCTCGGCGAGCTGCCCGGTGACCGCCTCGACGCCGAGCCCGGACGGTGTGGTGTAGTCAGCCCACGCGATCACCGCCGTACGGGCACCGGGACGGGCGCTCCGCTCGGCGCCGTAGAGGGACTTCGCCATGCCCACGGGGGCGGCGGTCGCCCTGGCGGTGCGCTCGAAGGTCGACAGGTTGGTGTCCACGCCGGGCACCACCACCGAGACCCGGTCGGCCGTCGTCAGGTCGCCGAAGACCTCCGCGACCCGGCCGTCGCCCGCCGGGTCGAAGGCCAGGATCTGCCGGCCGGGGCTCATCAGCGATTCCATGCGGTGCATCAGCCGGCTCGCCTCCTGGCGGCCGACGGGCGTGAGCCGGTGGTCGCCCATGCGGCGTTTCTCGATCTTGCGGGCGTCGTCGATCGCCGACCGGTTGGCGCTGTACCGGAGGGAGACGGGGGCTCCGCCCATGTTGCCGACGACCAGCGGATAACGGGTCGCCAACTGCTGGCGCTCGGCCCGGCCGAGGCTGGTGAAGAACGCGCGGAGGGTGGCCGGCGCGGCGTCGGGGTTGGGTAGCGGCCGCCCGTGGAACGTGGCGTGCCGCCAGGCGGCTCGCGCCGTGGCCAGCGGGTTGGCGTCCTCCTTGGTGTTTCTGATGGCCGTCCAGCCCGTCAGGGCGAGCATCACGAACACCACCAGCAGGGCGAGCGAGCCGCGCCATGCGGTGGACTGCAGAAAACCGGAGGAGGGGCCGAGGCCCGGGAAAGAATTCACCGCGGGCCACCCTAGGAGACGGGGAAGGGTGCCCGACGACCCCCGTGAGGCATCTCACGTTTCGGACAGGGTATTTGCGCCAAAACGGACATAATGCAAAGGCGTCTCGTGACTGGTCGTGCAGGGTCGATCGCGTTCGCGCAGCAACCGATCACGCCCCCGTACAGGGGCCGTT includes the following:
- a CDS encoding alpha/beta hydrolase, translating into MTVLRNAVRRSKRTLTAAVLALTVVAGTGGWAAGSAQTAVTGPAPGAAAWRADHALGVRLPDPASASPTEVARFFAGLTGAQRQALAVRHPLTVGNLDGTPIALRYEANARALRVERDRALARATDPAGTLQDHQQAKKAAARYAALLAPGRRILAFDPRGRGQVAEVHGDLATAQRTSVIVPGSDIDLTTFDRATDPYGTPTGMATSLRRQMAAEAPGVRTAVIAWVGYTTPVGLGPDAATGRLAEAGAPRLTRFLAGLAATGTPAPAVLCHSYGSVVCGLAVPHAGRGRLLDLVVFGSPGMRRDNVAELRTTARVWAARDASDWIGNVPNVELLGLGHGADPTDPAFGARRVPAQRAEGHTGYLAPGTDSLRNFAAIALGHYGAVR
- a CDS encoding MerR family transcriptional regulator, with protein sequence MTVTQSEPVISGSIVTCPPGAALGRPRPATALGCSTPVAHPQPTGRDRYTISEVAQHTGLSAHTLRWYERIGLMPHVDRTHTGQRRFTNRDLDWLDLVAKLRLTGMPVADMVRYAELVREGEATFAERELLLTRHREDVRRRIAELESTLDVLDYKIGIYADARRASERV
- a CDS encoding serine hydrolase domain-containing protein, yielding MQSLGLIENWPVPTAAAAVVRADGSVAGAHGPLEHRFPLASVTKPLAAYAALLAVEEGAVELDEPAGPEGATVRHLLAHTSGLAFDEARQVAAPGSRRIYSNAGFEALGDHLAKATDIPFPQYLHEAVLAPLGMTSTELAGSPAKDGVSTVADLTRFAAELQAPRLLAPETLAAATRVVFPGLTGVLPGYGHQKPNDWGLGFEIRDGKAPHWTGAGSSPRTFGHFGQSGTFLWVDPVAGAACVALTDRAFGPWAIEAWPAFTDAVLAELAGNH
- a CDS encoding response regulator, translated to MTTRVIIVDDQAMVRAGFAALLAAQSDIDVVGDAADGVQGVELSRRMHPDVVLMDVRMPEMDGLEAARRLLDPPVGVTHRPKVLMLTTFDVDDYVYEALRAGASGFLLKDAPPADLISAVRVVAAGEALLAPSVTRRLIADFARQRPAPRTDRTALRLNGLTPRETEVLELIARGLSNQEIAERLVLAEQTVKTHIGRVLAKLELRDRAQAVIFAYESGLVSPGER
- a CDS encoding DUF4429 domain-containing protein, with the protein product MGDVLAGFHAVWEFDSDSVLIRFERGIRRPRLFQALGERRIPYEALRSVEVSPGRRGTVALHAVPRQGADPLMEAANGQLKEDSDPYRLVLPAEREALASYYADELRSALGPAAKEPADRHLVAAPDPPLHFKAYDGKASFDGSSVAFRWFWTGASSAKWKSGDQTFAVGGLSGVEWRSPEVLNGYLRLLERDAPETRSGEADQDPAAVVFGLGYGPVHESLPFAAAVLQAVRAAEAAPEGPERASARRSRGTGRAPADIADRIRHLGELHEAGLLTDAEFSAKKAELLAEL
- a CDS encoding acyltransferase family protein — translated: MTIEHLAPTSRPVSPTGPTQPAGPDGTAHHRLRTAPRSLRARAGAVVRAVDARTPAHRDRAIDGLRALALLSVPTGHWLLGGFARDADGTLHNASPLTALGFLAPASWLLQMLGVFFLVGGHASVRSLHRARARGGSTTGWLGGRIARLGRPVLGVTAVWAALIPLLHGLGVPTATLRTGATLVIQPLWFVGVYAVVTALTPYCAAAARQLGIWSAAPLLVAVAVVDFLRYGPFAAAVPSWLGLLNLLPGWLFAYQLGVCWGERRLGRRTAWALLLGGAALFAALLLFFHYPASMVGVPGQDRTNSHPPSLLVLALAAAQSGAAVLLRDQLAVLLRRPALWAPVVVINLSAMTILCWHQTAMFAAAVPASFAGAVPGLTTVPDAPGWVLARLAWIPVFAVLLVLVGRVTRRFEAPWTGTGRALRASAAVLATAFALFALGYA
- a CDS encoding sensor histidine kinase; translated protein: MSTRSFTPEDGPTGDDGRRSGRAQAMRAARWVVRMARPPLRVLAAELGTPHRPGTPLFGSSPRRWVRLLPYAVAFVFAVTLLPTGINVLHSDYGMAGGVAGALATAQSVPLLLAVTRPLQAWWVIFAADVVCAGVLSGLDGVVGRPWPWPPTVIVGYVALMVALSMRERRRTLIAVWLSTGAAGILFKAVVPAGSQSSWVLMFVLAGVVLLLGGALRERGDAQRKLQEQETISEAERARRTLLEERTRIARELHDVVAHHMSVITVQADSAPYRISGIPQEAQEEFGAIAASARESLAEMRRLLGVLRSEETERQGAPEKAPQPGVGQLRKLVEATVRAGVPVELVLPDEPVVLEPAVDLSAYRIVQEALANVVRHAPGAPTRVSVTTTGDGTRLTVLVVNEPPAPPVSAPLETSGTGHGLVGMRERVRLVDGTLDTGPLPDGGFRVAAQLPLSAPPTTPTPPSAKDSEAP
- a CDS encoding aldo/keto reductase; this translates as MANDTKIDTVRLGTDGPQVGVQGLGCMGMSWAYGPTEDPEAARATLERALELGITLFDTADVYGSGENEKFIGPFVRAHREEVVLATKFALGPDPKDPSKRVIRNDRPYIREAVEGSLRRLGVEQLDLYYMHRRDVRVPLEETVGAMAELVAEGKVKYLGLSEVTGAELRTAQAVHPIAAVQSEWSLFSRDIEAGVVPAAAELGVALVPYSPLGRGFLTGSFVRADQELTEDDFRRQQPRFTGANAAANAALLEPVRAIAQAHGATPGQIALAWVQQQAAVRELAVVPIPGTRKPGRVEENAAATRITLSQEELALLEPIAGKVAGDRYADMTFTSAGRE
- a CDS encoding alpha/beta hydrolase; the protein is MNSFPGLGPSSGFLQSTAWRGSLALLVVFVMLALTGWTAIRNTKEDANPLATARAAWRHATFHGRPLPNPDAAPATLRAFFTSLGRAERQQLATRYPLVVGNMGGAPVSLRYSANRSAIDDARKIEKRRMGDHRLTPVGRQEASRLMHRMESLMSPGRQILAFDPAGDGRVAEVFGDLTTADRVSVVVPGVDTNLSTFERTARATAAPVGMAKSLYGAERSARPGARTAVIAWADYTTPSGLGVEAVTGQLAEAGAVRLRALVNALPSGDSVSLFCHSYGSVVCGLAARELPDNVTDIAVAGSPGMRAGSVSDLGTRARVWAMRDADDWIQDVPYLEVGGLGHGADPVDPSFGSRILSAQGADGHAGYFAPGTQSLHNFALVGVGALGSVDCSATDPRCSADLA